Proteins found in one Mucilaginibacter gracilis genomic segment:
- a CDS encoding ABC transporter permease yields MNFASFIASRISFRSKRTFSKMIVRIAIVGIMLGLGVMILSVAIVKGFQDEVRKKIRGFAGDIQVSKLDLNASMENSPFAANDTFVNKCLANKSITHISAYATKSGIIKANNEIEGVVMKGVDKTYDWKFMQAMLEQGRIINFKDSIAAQKQIMVSQFTANRLKLKLGDDILMYFVQEPLLKRKLKIVGIFNIGVEEVDKTFVIGGLGLIKRLNGWHDNEIGGYEIRVNDFDNLTAINSNIGNIIPLELKSVTVTESYQTVFDWLKLLDVNTRIILVLMLAVAVINMISALLIMILERTSMIGMFKAMGATDWDIQQIFLTNAVYLLGFGLLLGNLFGIGLGIIQYKTHLFTLDQTSYYMSFVPIQLNWFDILMLNVGTLVICLAVLVIPSMLVSRISPVKAIRFK; encoded by the coding sequence TTGAATTTTGCTTCATTCATAGCCTCCCGTATCTCGTTCCGCTCAAAGCGCACCTTCTCAAAAATGATAGTGCGCATAGCCATAGTTGGTATTATGCTGGGCCTGGGTGTAATGATACTTTCGGTAGCGATAGTTAAAGGATTCCAGGATGAGGTGAGGAAAAAGATACGCGGGTTTGCAGGCGATATACAGGTTTCAAAACTTGATTTAAATGCATCGATGGAAAACTCGCCCTTTGCAGCCAACGATACCTTTGTAAATAAATGCCTGGCCAATAAAAGCATAACCCATATATCGGCATACGCTACTAAAAGCGGTATTATAAAAGCCAACAACGAGATAGAAGGTGTTGTGATGAAGGGCGTTGATAAAACTTACGACTGGAAGTTTATGCAAGCCATGCTTGAGCAGGGCCGAATAATTAACTTTAAAGATTCGATTGCGGCACAAAAACAAATTATGGTATCGCAGTTTACTGCAAACCGCCTCAAACTAAAACTTGGCGATGATATTTTGATGTATTTTGTGCAGGAACCTTTGCTTAAACGCAAATTAAAAATTGTAGGTATATTTAACATTGGCGTTGAAGAAGTTGACAAAACCTTTGTGATAGGCGGCCTTGGTTTAATTAAACGACTAAACGGCTGGCACGATAACGAAATTGGCGGCTATGAAATTAGGGTGAACGATTTTGACAACCTTACGGCAATTAACTCCAACATTGGCAATATTATACCTTTGGAACTAAAATCGGTAACGGTTACGGAAAGCTACCAAACCGTTTTCGACTGGTTGAAATTACTTGACGTTAATACCCGAATAATATTGGTACTGATGCTGGCCGTAGCGGTTATAAACATGATATCGGCCTTGCTTATTATGATACTTGAGCGTACCAGCATGATAGGCATGTTTAAGGCAATGGGTGCTACCGATTGGGATATACAGCAAATATTTTTAACCAACGCTGTTTACCTGCTGGGCTTTGGCTTATTACTGGGTAATTTATTTGGTATTGGTTTGGGGATAATTCAGTATAAAACACACCTTTTTACGCTCGACCAAACTTCGTATTACATGAGTTTTGTGCCTATACAACTCAATTGGTTTGATATTTTGATGCTTAATGTAGGTACCCTGGTCATTTGCCTTGCCGTATTGGTTATCCCATCAATGCTGGTGAGCCGCATATCGCCTGTAAAGGCAATCAGGTTTAAATAA
- a CDS encoding RNA polymerase sigma factor gives MQLPPGITEDDLIRQCKNGDIKPLEMLYKRFYGYAMGIGLRYCANRDDALEVVNDGFIKLFNSLNSYDPDKPFKAWLRRIIVNTAIDKNRREKKHLWNDDLELANQISTQATAIEQLNARDILNMLNKLPDLHRVVFNLYEIDGYSHDDIAALLAISASSSRVYLSRGKERLRELITKAESHERRF, from the coding sequence ATGCAGCTACCCCCCGGCATTACCGAAGATGATTTGATTCGGCAATGCAAAAATGGCGATATAAAACCGTTAGAAATGTTGTACAAACGTTTCTATGGCTACGCTATGGGCATTGGTTTGCGTTATTGCGCTAACCGCGATGATGCATTGGAGGTTGTAAATGATGGCTTTATCAAATTATTTAACTCGTTAAACAGTTACGACCCGGACAAACCGTTTAAAGCATGGCTGCGCCGCATTATAGTGAATACGGCTATAGACAAAAACCGCCGCGAAAAAAAACACTTATGGAACGACGACCTGGAATTGGCAAACCAGATAAGCACCCAGGCAACGGCCATTGAACAACTAAACGCCCGCGACATTTTAAACATGCTTAACAAGCTGCCCGACCTACACCGCGTTGTTTTTAATTTATACGAGATAGATGGTTACAGCCATGATGATATAGCCGCACTGCTGGCCATATCGGCAAGCTCATCGCGGGTGTATTTAAGCCGGGGCAAAGAGAGATTGAGAGAATTGATAACCAAAGCAGAGAGCCATGAACGAAGATTTTGA
- the fmt gene encoding methionyl-tRNA formyltransferase — protein sequence MKIIFMGTPEFAVASLDAIIKAGNNIVGVITAPDKPAGRGQKMNESAVKQYAVANGLKVLQPEKLKNPEFLAELKALQADLQVVVAFRMLPEVVWAMPPKGTINLHGSLLPHYRGAAPINWAVINGEKVSGVSTFFLKQEIDTGDILFTESVPIHENDTAGDLHDCLMNVGAQLLVKTVSAIESGDYHEQPQQLLAEGIELKHAPKLFKETCQIDWIQPTEKVFNLIRGLSPYPTAFTSVNGKVFKIFKAEKSMNEPGISPGGFLTDNKTFLKFACTDGFIIPKDVQLEGKKRMGIEEFLRGVRL from the coding sequence ATGAAGATCATATTTATGGGCACGCCCGAATTTGCGGTGGCATCGTTAGATGCGATAATTAAGGCCGGCAATAATATAGTGGGTGTAATTACTGCGCCCGATAAACCTGCGGGCCGCGGGCAAAAAATGAACGAATCGGCGGTAAAGCAATACGCTGTTGCTAACGGACTTAAAGTTTTGCAGCCTGAAAAATTAAAGAACCCCGAATTTTTAGCGGAACTGAAAGCCCTGCAAGCAGATTTGCAGGTTGTGGTAGCCTTCCGTATGCTACCCGAAGTAGTTTGGGCAATGCCGCCTAAAGGAACTATAAACTTGCATGGCTCGCTGCTGCCTCATTACCGTGGCGCCGCACCCATTAACTGGGCCGTAATTAACGGCGAAAAAGTAAGCGGTGTTAGTACCTTTTTTTTAAAACAGGAAATTGACACCGGAGATATTTTGTTTACCGAAAGCGTGCCCATACACGAAAATGATACCGCCGGCGATTTACACGATTGTTTGATGAACGTTGGTGCCCAACTGCTTGTTAAAACGGTTAGTGCCATTGAAAGCGGAGATTACCACGAACAGCCACAACAACTTTTAGCCGAAGGCATAGAGCTAAAACATGCCCCCAAATTATTTAAAGAAACCTGCCAGATTGATTGGATACAGCCTACCGAAAAGGTTTTTAATTTAATAAGGGGTTTAAGCCCGTACCCAACCGCATTCACATCCGTCAATGGCAAGGTTTTTAAAATATTTAAGGCCGAAAAAAGCATGAACGAACCCGGAATATCGCCAGGTGGCTTTTTAACCGACAACAAAACGTTTTTAAAATTTGCCTGTACCGACGGCTTTATTATACCAAAAGATGTACAATTGGAGGGTAAAAAACGAATGGGCATTGAGGAGTTTTTAAGAGGAGTACGCTTATAA
- a CDS encoding exo-beta-N-acetylmuramidase NamZ family protein: MKKTIIIILLCCSISYGYAQKIITGADQTTAYLPYLKGKNVGMVINQSSVIGEKLTPSVDSLLKLGVQIKKIFGPEHGFRGNASDGAKIDDTVDPKTGIPAVSLYGKHNKPTPADLKGLDIVIFDIQDVGARFYTYFATLHHVMEACAENNMEVMILDRPNPNGYFVDGPVLDTAYKSGVGMHPVPVTHGMTVAEYAQMINGQGWLKNKVQCRLKIIKLLNYTHQSPYVLPVHPSPNLSTQQSVLLYPSICFFEGTTLSLGRGTPFPFQVIGSPLLKSQYSFSFTPVSIPGVSDNPPLKGQTCYGIDLQKYDVHNLATGGKLNLSWLLDTYNIYPDKAHFFNAYFTKLAGTPTLQKQIEAGKTEQEIRASWEPGLSNYKKMRLKYLLYK; encoded by the coding sequence ATGAAAAAAACAATCATTATAATCCTCCTCTGCTGCTCCATTAGCTATGGCTACGCACAAAAAATTATAACCGGTGCCGATCAAACCACTGCCTATCTGCCTTATTTAAAAGGCAAAAACGTTGGCATGGTTATTAACCAATCGTCGGTAATTGGCGAAAAATTAACGCCAAGTGTAGATAGCCTGCTTAAATTAGGTGTGCAAATAAAAAAGATATTTGGCCCCGAACATGGTTTCCGTGGGAATGCGAGCGACGGTGCCAAAATTGACGATACCGTTGATCCTAAAACCGGAATCCCGGCGGTATCTCTTTACGGCAAACACAACAAGCCCACACCAGCGGATTTGAAGGGTTTAGACATTGTAATTTTTGATATACAGGATGTTGGCGCGCGCTTTTACACTTATTTTGCAACGCTTCACCATGTAATGGAAGCTTGTGCCGAAAATAACATGGAGGTAATGATACTTGATCGCCCTAATCCAAACGGTTATTTTGTTGATGGACCGGTGCTTGATACCGCTTACAAATCGGGAGTGGGCATGCACCCGGTGCCCGTAACCCATGGTATGACGGTGGCCGAATATGCACAAATGATAAACGGCCAAGGTTGGTTAAAAAACAAAGTACAATGCCGTTTAAAAATTATTAAACTACTTAATTACACACACCAATCGCCCTACGTTTTGCCTGTTCACCCGTCGCCAAATTTAAGCACACAGCAATCGGTTTTGTTATACCCCAGCATATGTTTTTTTGAGGGAACCACGTTAAGCCTGGGCCGCGGCACACCGTTTCCGTTTCAGGTTATAGGTAGCCCTTTGTTAAAAAGCCAATACAGTTTTTCGTTTACGCCGGTAAGCATTCCCGGTGTAAGCGATAATCCGCCCCTTAAAGGCCAAACCTGTTACGGTATTGATCTGCAAAAGTATGATGTGCATAACCTGGCCACAGGTGGTAAATTAAATTTATCGTGGCTTTTAGATACTTATAACATATACCCCGATAAAGCCCATTTTTTTAACGCCTATTTTACTAAACTTGCCGGCACACCAACACTGCAAAAGCAAATTGAGGCCGGTAAAACCGAACAGGAAATACGCGCCAGTTGGGAACCCGGCTTAAGCAATTATAAAAAAATGCGGTTAAAATATTTGTTGTATAAATAG
- a CDS encoding MBL fold metallo-hydrolase produces MIIHQFYDKGLAHGSYAIISQGKMAVVDPGRDPQPYYDFSAEHGAELVAVIETHPHADFVSSHLEIHQQTGATIYVSKLVGAAYPHQTFDDGDTIELGDIVLKAINTPGHSPDSICIIAEDDMGLHKVIFTGDTLFVGDVGRPDLRESVGNITAKKEELAKQMYHSTREKLMTLPADMIVYPAHGPGSLCGKNMSPDLQSTIGRELRENYALQLMDEVEFVNLLTTDQPFVPRYFGYDVDLNKQGAAPFEESLKAIPQVKPNELVEGVLLIDARFEKQFKHAHIKGSINLQNGDKFETWLGSIVNPGEPFYLIAHDNQTLDILVRKAAKIGYEQNIKGVMLMPDNGLQRSADLDLNYFSRHPEDYTIVDIRNYNEVKDTPIFANSINIPLPQLRERVAEIPTDKPIIVHCAAGYRSAAGSSIIAAQTDANAVYDLGEAIKDFMI; encoded by the coding sequence ATGATTATTCATCAGTTTTACGATAAAGGTTTGGCGCATGGCTCGTATGCCATTATCAGCCAGGGCAAAATGGCGGTTGTTGATCCCGGGCGCGATCCGCAGCCTTATTATGATTTTTCAGCCGAGCACGGCGCAGAGCTTGTAGCTGTTATTGAAACCCACCCGCATGCCGATTTTGTAAGCTCGCACCTCGAAATACATCAACAAACCGGGGCCACCATCTACGTAAGTAAACTGGTGGGGGCTGCCTATCCGCATCAAACGTTTGATGATGGCGATACCATCGAACTTGGCGATATTGTTTTAAAAGCCATCAATACACCCGGTCATTCGCCCGATTCTATCTGCATTATTGCCGAAGACGATATGGGTTTGCACAAAGTAATTTTTACCGGCGACACCCTGTTTGTTGGCGATGTTGGCCGGCCCGATCTCCGCGAAAGCGTAGGTAACATTACCGCAAAAAAAGAAGAACTGGCCAAACAAATGTACCACAGCACCCGCGAAAAACTAATGACCTTGCCTGCGGATATGATTGTTTACCCGGCTCATGGCCCCGGCTCGTTATGCGGTAAAAACATGAGTCCCGATTTACAAAGTACCATTGGCCGCGAACTGCGCGAAAACTATGCTTTGCAATTAATGGACGAGGTGGAGTTTGTTAACTTACTTACCACCGATCAGCCCTTTGTGCCCCGCTACTTTGGTTACGATGTTGATTTAAACAAACAAGGTGCAGCACCTTTTGAGGAAAGCCTTAAAGCCATCCCACAGGTTAAACCCAACGAATTGGTTGAAGGCGTATTGCTAATTGACGCCCGCTTTGAAAAGCAATTTAAACACGCCCACATTAAAGGCTCCATCAACCTGCAAAACGGCGATAAGTTTGAAACCTGGCTGGGTTCGATAGTTAACCCCGGCGAGCCTTTTTATCTGATTGCGCATGATAACCAAACGTTGGATATTTTGGTGCGCAAAGCAGCCAAAATAGGTTACGAGCAAAATATTAAAGGTGTAATGCTCATGCCCGATAACGGTTTGCAACGCTCGGCAGACCTGGACCTTAACTATTTTAGTAGACACCCCGAAGATTATACCATTGTTGATATACGCAATTACAACGAGGTAAAAGATACACCCATATTTGCCAACTCCATTAACATCCCCCTACCCCAACTGCGCGAACGCGTAGCCGAAATACCAACCGATAAACCCATAATAGTACATTGCGCGGCAGGTTACCGCTCGGCAGCTGGCAGCAGCATAATAGCCGCCCAAACGGATGCAAATGCCGTTTACGATTTAGGAGAAGCGATAAAGGACTTTATGATTTAA
- the mazG gene encoding nucleoside triphosphate pyrophosphohydrolase, which yields MPLTPPSHASTPATSFERLLAIMNDLRANCPWDMKQTMESLRHLTIEETYELSDSILQGDLQEIKKEIGDVMLHLVFYAKIASETNAFDITDVLNGICEKLIHRHPHIYSDTVVQNEEDVKRNWEQLKLKEGNKSVLAGVPASLPALVKASRIQEKARGIGFDWEEKSQVWDKVEEEMREFRDEFNAADNKVIDQERAEGEFGDLLFSLINYARFIDINPENALEKTNRKFIKRFQYLESKAQQSGKQLRDMTLAEMDTFWEEAKKL from the coding sequence ATGCCACTAACTCCTCCATCGCACGCCTCAACCCCAGCAACATCTTTTGAACGTCTGCTTGCTATCATGAACGATTTGCGCGCAAACTGCCCCTGGGATATGAAACAGACAATGGAAAGCCTGCGCCACCTTACTATTGAGGAAACTTATGAACTTTCGGACTCGATATTGCAGGGCGACTTACAGGAGATAAAAAAAGAGATTGGCGATGTCATGTTGCACCTGGTTTTTTATGCAAAAATAGCTTCGGAAACTAACGCTTTTGATATTACCGACGTTTTGAACGGCATCTGCGAAAAGCTGATACACCGCCACCCTCACATTTACAGCGATACTGTGGTGCAAAACGAAGAAGATGTTAAACGCAACTGGGAACAGCTTAAACTAAAGGAAGGCAATAAGTCGGTTTTAGCGGGCGTGCCGGCTTCGTTACCGGCTTTGGTTAAGGCATCGCGCATACAAGAAAAAGCACGTGGTATTGGTTTTGACTGGGAAGAAAAAAGCCAGGTGTGGGATAAGGTTGAAGAAGAGATGCGTGAATTTAGGGATGAGTTTAACGCTGCCGACAATAAAGTTATAGACCAGGAACGAGCCGAAGGTGAGTTTGGCGATCTGTTGTTCTCGCTAATAAACTACGCCCGCTTTATTGATATTAACCCCGAAAATGCCCTCGAAAAAACTAACCGTAAATTTATTAAACGCTTTCAATACCTCGAAAGCAAGGCCCAGCAAAGCGGCAAACAATTGCGCGATATGACCCTGGCCGAAATGGATACATTTTGGGAAGAAGCAAAAAAGTTATAA
- the mnmD gene encoding tRNA (5-methylaminomethyl-2-thiouridine)(34)-methyltransferase MnmD gives MNKRMTNEPLNFVTTADGSKTIYNPQVGENYHSRNGALQESEHVFLNSGLKHFLADKTVNEVSVLEVGFGTGLNFLLTANYCTGHNIKLNYIGIEAYPLEQDMIAQTGYGQYINDALWQSFVSQYGQSLLGAVQLNAEVQLHTAHSPLTDFDTTQQFDVIYFDAFASANQPEMWSEEAIHHTAQYLKPGGVFVTYAITGNLKRQLKALGFKIEKAPGAAGKREMLRATKPAN, from the coding sequence ATGAACAAAAGGATGACAAATGAACCATTGAACTTCGTTACCACCGCCGATGGCTCAAAAACCATTTACAACCCGCAGGTTGGCGAAAACTACCATTCGCGGAATGGTGCTTTGCAGGAGAGCGAGCATGTGTTTTTAAATTCGGGTCTCAAGCATTTTCTGGCCGATAAAACGGTTAACGAGGTTTCGGTACTGGAGGTTGGCTTTGGCACCGGGCTCAATTTTTTGCTTACCGCAAATTATTGTACCGGGCATAATATTAAGCTAAATTATATTGGTATAGAAGCTTATCCGCTTGAGCAGGATATGATAGCCCAAACCGGCTATGGGCAATATATTAATGATGCGTTATGGCAATCGTTTGTTAGCCAATATGGCCAATCGCTACTTGGTGCTGTTCAGTTAAACGCGGAGGTGCAATTGCACACCGCACATAGCCCCTTGACGGACTTTGACACCACCCAACAATTTGACGTTATTTATTTTGATGCCTTCGCCTCGGCCAACCAACCCGAAATGTGGAGCGAAGAAGCGATACATCATACCGCTCAATATTTAAAACCAGGCGGTGTATTTGTAACTTACGCCATTACGGGCAACTTAAAAAGGCAGCTTAAAGCACTTGGGTTTAAAATTGAAAAAGCCCCCGGTGCAGCCGGAAAGCGCGAAATGTTACGGGCTACAAAACCTGCAAATTAA
- a CDS encoding M13 family metallopeptidase has product MKLTFSSLMLAGAVCISAGAFATDGGKNAKKPLPVAPPKKYIDPANMDLNVKPGDDFFEYANGNWRKNNPIPSDKTRWGSFNILADENTKNLLALLKEVSANTNEPKGTLKQRVGDLFASGMDTVAIEKLGYTPIKADLERIDKIATLPQVVNELVYQRTSGKGGALFGVGVGQDSKHPNKNVVSFRQGGITLSDRDYYLKDDPRTLKIQEAYKTYMITLFTLTGSKQNEAEKNAATIYNIEKTLAQAQKSRIALRDPNASYNKFAVADFSKTTPNLNWVVLLPQLKMPGQDTVIVGQPDFFKVADGLLASTPVEDLKVYLKWEILKGSASLLSSPFVKANFAFNSVISGQKVPTPRIERMSGMVDGSLGELLGQLYVEKYFTPAAKAYMVDLVNNLKVTLGDRIKRLDWMSAETKERALKKLAAFTVKIGYPDNWQTYDGLVIERDSYAGNLKSIAQWRYNYSVAQLGKPVDKTRWGMTPPTVNAYYNPVSNEIVFPAGILRFPFFDFGADDAVNYGGIGVVIGHEMTHGFDDQGRQYDGDGTLRNWWTKDDADKFKVRTNKLVTEFNGFSPIDTMHIKGALTLGENLADLGGMNVAYEAFKKTKQGQSTTKIDGFTPDQRFFLGFAQVWRESMRPEEQAQRLTTDPHSPGKYRTNGTVINLDAWYDAFNIQPGDKMYKAPEDRIKIW; this is encoded by the coding sequence ATGAAATTAACGTTTTCCAGTTTAATGCTTGCGGGTGCCGTGTGTATTTCGGCAGGTGCTTTTGCTACCGATGGCGGCAAAAATGCTAAAAAGCCTCTCCCCGTTGCTCCGCCTAAAAAGTATATCGACCCCGCCAATATGGACCTTAATGTAAAGCCCGGCGACGATTTTTTTGAATATGCCAATGGCAACTGGCGCAAAAACAACCCCATACCAAGCGATAAAACACGTTGGGGAAGTTTCAACATTCTTGCCGACGAGAATACCAAAAATTTACTTGCCCTTTTAAAAGAAGTTAGTGCAAACACCAACGAGCCCAAAGGCACATTAAAACAACGCGTTGGCGATTTGTTTGCAAGCGGTATGGATACAGTGGCGATAGAAAAATTAGGCTACACCCCTATTAAGGCCGATTTGGAACGCATTGATAAAATAGCCACACTGCCACAAGTGGTTAATGAGTTGGTTTATCAGCGCACAAGCGGTAAAGGTGGCGCCCTGTTTGGTGTTGGCGTTGGTCAGGATTCAAAACATCCCAATAAAAATGTGGTATCGTTTAGGCAAGGCGGCATTACGCTATCCGACAGGGATTACTATTTGAAAGACGACCCGCGTACCTTAAAAATACAAGAGGCCTATAAAACGTATATGATTACGCTTTTTACCCTAACCGGGTCAAAGCAAAATGAAGCCGAAAAAAATGCGGCTACCATATACAACATTGAAAAAACATTGGCACAGGCGCAAAAAAGCCGAATTGCACTGCGCGACCCTAACGCCAGTTACAACAAATTTGCCGTAGCCGATTTTAGCAAAACTACACCCAACCTTAACTGGGTTGTTTTATTGCCGCAATTAAAAATGCCCGGCCAGGACACGGTTATTGTTGGTCAGCCCGATTTTTTTAAGGTTGCCGACGGTTTGTTAGCCTCAACGCCGGTTGAAGATTTAAAGGTTTACTTGAAATGGGAAATATTGAAAGGTTCGGCATCGTTGTTAAGTTCGCCATTTGTAAAGGCAAATTTCGCTTTCAATAGCGTAATCTCTGGTCAAAAGGTGCCAACGCCGCGCATCGAGCGGATGTCGGGTATGGTTGATGGTAGCCTGGGCGAGCTACTTGGCCAGTTATACGTTGAAAAGTATTTTACACCCGCCGCTAAAGCCTATATGGTTGACCTGGTTAACAACTTAAAGGTTACCCTGGGCGACAGGATTAAACGCCTTGACTGGATGAGTGCCGAAACTAAAGAACGCGCCCTTAAAAAGCTGGCTGCCTTTACCGTAAAAATTGGGTACCCGGATAACTGGCAAACTTATGATGGTTTGGTTATTGAGCGCGATAGCTATGCAGGCAATTTAAAAAGCATTGCCCAGTGGAGATACAATTACAGTGTTGCGCAATTAGGCAAACCTGTTGATAAAACCCGTTGGGGGATGACACCGCCTACGGTTAATGCCTACTACAATCCGGTAAGTAACGAAATTGTTTTCCCGGCAGGTATTTTGCGTTTCCCTTTCTTTGATTTTGGTGCCGATGATGCTGTAAATTACGGTGGTATTGGCGTAGTTATCGGTCATGAAATGACACATGGTTTTGACGACCAGGGCCGCCAATATGACGGCGACGGAACCCTGCGTAACTGGTGGACAAAAGATGATGCTGATAAATTTAAGGTGAGAACCAATAAATTGGTTACCGAGTTTAACGGCTTTAGCCCTATTGATACCATGCATATTAAAGGCGCACTAACCTTAGGCGAAAACCTTGCCGACCTTGGCGGGATGAATGTAGCTTACGAAGCTTTTAAGAAAACAAAACAAGGGCAATCAACCACTAAAATTGACGGCTTTACGCCCGATCAGCGTTTCTTTTTGGGATTTGCACAGGTTTGGAGAGAATCTATGCGCCCCGAAGAACAAGCCCAACGCTTAACAACCGACCCGCACTCGCCAGGCAAATACCGTACAAACGGAACGGTAATAAACCTTGATGCCTGGTACGATGCCTTTAACATACAACCCGGCGACAAAATGTACAAAGCTCCGGAAGATAGGATTAAGATTTGGTAG